The following proteins come from a genomic window of Trifolium pratense cultivar HEN17-A07 linkage group LG4, ARS_RC_1.1, whole genome shotgun sequence:
- the LOC123920629 gene encoding uncharacterized protein LOC123920629, with protein MARCLGFATLMLTISILMLGIYAQSECGSDLNVINIQCRSFIGKDGPKIPPSEPCCAAMKDLDVSCYCKYVTPIIEEKISIEKALYVAETCHSQNILQTSYTIIPRPSPVPPKA; from the exons ATGGCAAGATGCTTAGGCTTTGCAACATTAATGCTTACTATAAGCATCTTAATGTTAGGAATTTATGCTCAATCTGAATGTGGTAGTGACTTGAATGTGATTAATATCCAATGTAGAAGTTTTATTGGAAAGGATGGGCCAAAAATTCCACCATCAGAACCTTGTTGTGCAGCAATGAAAGATCTTGATGTCTCATGTTATTGCAAATATGTGACTCCAATTATTGAGGAAAAAATCAGCATAGAAAAAGCTTTGTATGTAGCTGAAACTTGCCATAGCCAAAATATCCTACAGACAA GTTATACTATAATTCCTCGCCCTTCTCCTGTTCCTCCAAAGGCTTAA
- the LOC123920440 gene encoding phosphatidate cytidylyltransferase 1-like — translation MRDSSADNSCSSPRTPNLRQRRRSNEIPPEILKSNGTILLVNDKFKYKSMWIRAYSSLWMLAFVSLIIYMGHLYIWAMIVVIQIFMASELFNLLRRANQDKRLPKFKLLNWHFFFTAMLYVYGRILSQHLVNTVTSEKIFYRLVSNLIKYQMVICYFLYIAGFVWFILSLKKRYYKYQFGQYAWTHMILIVVFTQSAFTVANIFQGIFWFLFPALLIAMNDVAAYFFGFFFGKTPLIKLSPKKTWEGFIGASVATMIAAFTFANFLGRFQWLTCPRKDLSTGWLECDPDPIFKPEYIPMPEFISHWIPEKEIAVLPVQWHALWLGLFASIIAPFGGFFASGFKRAFKIKDFGDSIPGHGGFTDRMDCQMVMAVFVYIYHQSFVVQHDYSIDVLLDQIMRDLGFEEQLALYTKLGQILQERQLMHI, via the exons ATGAGAGATTCGAGTGCGGATAATAGTTGTAGTTCACCAAGAACGCCAAATCTTCGTCAAAGAAGACGTTCAAATGAG atTCCTCCTGAAATACTCAAATCAAACGGAACCATTTTACTCGTAAATGATaaatttaaatacaaatcaaTGTGGATTCGTGCATATTCTTCTCTATGGATGCTAGCATTTGTCTCACTTATCATATACATGGGTCATCTTTACATCTGGGCCATGATTGTTGTCATCCAAATATTTATGGCTAGTGAGCTCTTCAATCTATTGAGAAGAGCTAATCAAGATAAACGTCTCCCTAAGTTTAAGCTCTTGAATTG GCATTTTTTCTTCACGGCGATGCTATATGTTTATGGCCGTATTCTCAGTCAACACCTTGTGAATACAGTGACATCGGAGAAAATTTTCTATAGGCTCGTCAGTAACCTCATCAAGTATCAGATGGTTATATGTTACTTCCTATATATTGCAG GTTTCGTATGGTTTATTCTTTCATTAAAGAAAAGATACTACAAATATCAATTTGGCCAGTATGCATGGACACATATGATACTTATTGTCGTGTTTACGCAATCTGCATTCACGGTAGCTAATATATTTCAAGGAATTTTCTG gTTTCTTTTCCCTGCGTTGCTTATTGCTATGAATGATGTTGCTGCGTATTTCTTTGGTTTCTTCTTTGGAAAAACACCTCTGATCAAATTATCTCCAAAGAAAACATGGGAAGGTTTTATTGGAGCATCTGTTGCAACTATGATCGCTGCATTTACG TTCGCAAACTTTCTAGGTCGCTTCCAGTGGCTAACATGtccaaggaag GATTTATCAACAGGTTGGCTTGAGTGTGACCCTGACCCTATTTTTAAGCCAGAGTACATTCCAATGCCAGAATTTATTTCTCATTGG ATACCTGAGAAAGAGATAGCGGTTTTGCCAGTACAATGGCATGCCTTATGGCTAGGACTATTTGCGTCTATCATAGCACCGTTCGGAGGATTTTTTGCTAGCGGTTTTAAGAGAGCTTTTAAAATCAAG GACTTTGGTGACAGTATACCTGGACATGGTGGATTCACTGACAGAATGGATTGCCAG ATGGTGATGGCTGTTTTTGTTTACATTTATCATCAGTCATTTGTTGTCCAACATGACTATTCCATTGATGTGCTTTTGGACCAG ATAATGCGGGATCTTGGTTTTGAGGAACAGCTAGCTCTTTACACAAAACTTGGGCAGATATTACAAGAAAGGCAATTAATGCATATATGA
- the LOC123920439 gene encoding trigger factor-like protein TIG, Chloroplastic gives MELCTHTFKTSLFFNPSFSLPSSSSSSNSHLLRFNNTLKPFKFSSFNLSSFIQPSLYHHTSSPFTISASSSSVELFSENDRLPAELKVSETTESNSRVRLHVEVPPIVCKDCYERVLVEFTKQAKISGFRPGKPVPESILLSYVGIKNVQKAVIESILRRTLSHAVTTVTGRALQDSVRIVTKFSEMEGTYSSHGLLRYEVIVDVAPEIKWISDDAYKNLKVVVEIDNEIDAHIASEKEFRRRYKSAGVLKVVTDRGLQIGDVVVLDISATTIDQDESNIKSIPSAESKGFNFDTDDSEILVPGFLDSIIGISRGETKSFPIVFPETWKQENLCGVHAQFTVECKELFYRDLPELDDSIADKLIPGCTTVEEVKELLLHRFQEIEQTAREQATDNAILDHISKMVEVDIPPSLFEEQGRQLYGSSLLEMQTKIKLNEQQLATLSSPKAVNEYLEHHRENIKNLIKQNLAVGDIYRRENLQLPTEDIVKEVENSIAEFKRQQQEYDEERVKEQVQEILEGAKVLEWLKERAEIQYITR, from the exons ATGGAACTCTGTACTCATACCTTCAAAACTTCTCTCTTTTTCAACCCTTCTTTctctcttccttcttcttcttcttcttcaaattctcATCTTCTTCGTTTCAACAATACTCTTAAACCCTTCAAATTCAGTTCCTTCAATCTCTCATCTTTCATTCAACCTTCTCTTTATCATCATACTTCTTCTCCATTCACTAtttcagcttcttcttcttcagttgAACTTTTCTCAGAAAATGATCGTCTTCCAGCTGAATTGAAGGTTTCTGAAACAACAGAATCCAATTCCAGA GTTAGATTGCATGTGGAGGTGCCACCAATAGTATGCAAGGACTGTTACGAAAGGGTCCTAGTTGAGTTTACGAAGCAGGCAAAG ATATCTGGATTCCGTCCTGGAAAACCGGTCCCGGAAAGTATTCTTCTTAGTTATGTGGGGATTAAAAACGTTCAAAAGGCTGTGATTGAATCAATATTGAGGAGGACACTTTCACACGCTGTGACAACG gttACTGGAAGGGCTTTGCAGGACTCCGTACGTATAGTTACTAAATTTTCTGAGATGGAGGGAACATATTCTTCTCACGGGCTTCTTAG ATATGAAGTCATTGTTGATGTTGCGCCAGAAATCAAATGGATTTCTGATGATGCATACAAAAATTTGAAGGTTGTGGTTGAGATAGACAATGAAATAGATGCTCACATAGCATCTGAAAAAGAATTTAGAAGGCGGTACAAGTCTGCCGGTGTACTGAAAGTTGTTACTGATAGAGGACTACAG ATTGGTGATGTTGTTGTACTTGACATCTCAGCAACAACCATTGATCAAGATGAATCAAATATCAAAAGTATTCCTTCAGCTGAAAGTAAAG GATTTAATTTTGATACAGATGATAGTGAAATATTAGTACCAGGTTTCCTTGATTCTATAATTGGAATAAGTCGAGGTGAAACAAAGTCATTCCCCATTGTTTTTCCGGAAACTTGGAAGCAGGAAAATCTCTGCGGTGTTCATGCTCAGTTTACT GTTGAGTGCAAAGAACTTTTTTACAGAGATTTACCAGAGCTGGATGATTCTATTGCTGATAAGCTTATCCCTGGATGCACCACAGTGGAAGAG GTCAAAGAGTTATTGTTACATAGATTCCAAGAGATAGAGCAAACAGCTAGGGAACAAGCAACCGATAATGCTATATTAGATCATATTTCTAAG ATGGTAGAAGTTGATATACCTCCATCCTTGTTTGAGGAACAAGGTAGACAGCTTTATGGATCCAGCCTATTAGAAATGCAG acaaaaataaaactaaatgaGCAGCAGCTAGCTACTCTATCAAGTCCAAAGGCCGTGAATGAATATCTTGAGCATCATAgggaaaatataaaaaatttaatcaaacagAACCTGGCAGTTGGTGACATATATAGGCGTGAAAATCTGCAG CTTCCTACCGAAGACATTGTGAAAGAGGTTGAGAATTCCATTGCTGAATTCAAACGTCAACAACAAGAGTATGATGAGGAGCGGGTAAAAGAACAG GTTCAAGAAATACTAGAAGGAGCTAAGGTGCTTGAATGGTTGAAAGAACGTGCAGAGATTCAGTATATAACAAGATGA
- the LOC123920438 gene encoding putative lipid-transfer protein DIR1 yields the protein MATRCLGFATLVLTASILILEISSQTECGGDISQIKTQCRGFVEKDGPKIPPSEPCCEAMKGLDVSCRCKYVTPGVEAKISIEKALYVAQTCQCQNIPTDKCGSYTIPHSAHSKA from the exons ATGGCAACTAGATGCTTAGGCTTTGCAACATTAGTGCTTACTGCAAGCATCTTAATATTAGAAATTTCTTCTCAAACTGAATGTGGTGGTGACATATCTCAGATTAAAACCCAATGTAGAGGTTTTGTTGAAAAGGATGGGCCAAAAATTCCACCATCAGAACCTTGTTGTGAAGCAATGAAAGGTCTTGATGTCTCATGTCGGTGCAAATATGTGACTCCAGGTGTTGAGGCTAAAATCAGCATAGAAAAAGCTTTGTATGTAGCTCAAACTTGCCAATGCCAAAATATTCCTACAGACAAGTGTGGAA GTTATACCATTCCTCATTCTGCTCATTCAAAGGCTTGA
- the LOC123920436 gene encoding probable disease resistance protein At1g52660: MKKFFEKQLMNITIGIAKLLDMESDVEEEKENLISLRDRLLVAVEATDDYKTKNINDEVFVWLNETEILIQEAEKLTAQTETPQQKKECKKLLRKLLAHQFNFSGFYPVIFESFSNGNIHGSQFVCFNSREKASSQLLVALQVHKCSLIGLYGRSGSGKTTLVKAVSEKLKDICGLKVLFVKVTENSNIRTMQDEIADSLNIKFDKNSEAGRARIIFSTIERMYKILVIFDDVPAKFNPEDVGIPCNSEHCKILLTTCCQQGSDFMYCQCDIQLGPLSTEESWTLFQKHSGIDDQEYSSSYDLSNVAREVAFECEGLPGKIKDVGCSLKSKPIEEWKATLDSLKHSMGKWQIFLSFRGDDTRYGFTGNLYKDLCQGGFKTFMDDGGLQTGDQISPSLLNAIEASRLSIIVLSENYANSSWCLEELVKIMECMKLKKQLVWPIFYKVEPSDIRHLKKSYGKDMVQHENNYGINSERVQKWKSALFEVSNLSGKTYKTGYEHEFIQKIVEDADQIKSRLQIRSI; this comes from the exons ATGAAAAAGTTCTTCGAGAAACAACTGA tgaatatAACAATAGGAATAGCTAAACTTTTGGACATGGAATCGGATGTCGAAGAAGAAAAGGAGAATCTGATTTCATTAAGAGATCGTTTGCTTGTAGCAGTTGAAGCAACTGATgattataaaactaaaaatatcaaCGATGAAGTGTTtgtgtggctaaatgaaacagAGATACTCATACAAGAGGCGGAGAAACTTACGGCTCAAACAGAAACACCACAACAAAAGAAAGAATGTAAGAAATTGCTGAGAAAATTATTGGCACACCAGTTTAACTTTTCTGGGTTTTACCCAGTAATTTTTGAGTCCTTCTCTAATGGAAATATTCATGGGTCACAATTTGTATGTTTTAATTCTAGAGAGAAGGCATCGAGTCAACTTTTAGTGGCACTGCAAGTTCATAAGTGCTCTTTGATTGGATTGTATGGTAGGTCAGGCTCAGGTAAAACAACATTGGTGAAAGCAGTCAGTGAAAAACTTAAGGATATATGTGGCCTTAAGGTTTTATTTGTTAAGGTGACCGAAAATTCAAATATCAGAACAATGCAAGATGAAATTGCTGACTCGttgaatattaaatttgataaaaacaGTGAAGCTGGAAGAGCCAGAATAATATTCTCAACAATAGAACGTATGTATAAAATTCTAGTGATTTTCGATGATGTTCCAGCAAAATTCAACCCTGAGGATGTAGGCATTCCTTGTAATAGTGAACACTGTAAGATCCTTTTGACCACATGTTGCCAACAAGGTAGCGACTTTATGTATTGTCAATGCGATATTCAACTTGGTCCGTTATCTACAGAGGAATCTTGGACTTTGTTCCAAAAACATTCAGGTATTGACGATCAGGAGTACTCCTCCTCATATGACTTATCGAATGTGGCACGCGAAGTTGCTTTTGAATGTGAAGGGTTACCCGGAAAAATTAAAGATGTGGGATGTTCCTTAAAAAGTAAACCAATTGAAGAATGGAAAGCAACACTAGATAGTCTGAAACATTCGATGGGCAAATGGCAAATTTTCCTCAGTTTTAGAGGAGATGATACACGCTACGGTTTTACAGGGAATCTTTATAAAGATTTATGTCAAGGGGGATTCAAGACCTTCATGGATGATGGAGGACTACAAACCGGAGACCAAATCTCACCCTCTCTTCTAAATGCAATTGAAGCATCAAGACTTTCAATTATTGTTTTATCTGAAAACTATGCAAATTCGTCATGGTGTCTTGAAGAACTTGTCAAGATTATGGAGTGTATGAAATTGAAGAAGCAATTAGTTTGGCCAATCTTTTACAAAGTGGAGCCATCAGACATAAGGCATCTGAAAAAATCTTATGGCAAAGACATGGTTCAGCATGAAAATAATTACGGAATTAATTCAGAGAGAGTACAAAAATGGAAGTCAGCTTTGTTTGAAGTGTCTAATTTATCCGGAAAGACTTACAAAACCGG GTACGAACATGAATTTATTCAAAAGATCGTGGAAGATGCCGATCAAATTAAAAGTCGTTTGCAAATACGAAGCATATAG